The DNA region CAATCGGCACCATTGCGCGGTCTGAACCGCCCGTGCTGGTCGTCATATTAAACAGACGCGATGGATGTAAGTGGCCTAGGAAAGATCGAGTAATAGAGAACTTATCTGAACCAGGCAAAGCCCAACCAAATAATTCTTTCTCAGTACCCTCTTCCAGCACACTCACCTGCTGATGATAACGTCCTAAATAAGCTTTAGGTCCAACTGCTGTATGGCCATTTAACACTGAACCCGAAACCACACGAATATCGTCACCAACTGTTTCATCATTAGTCAGTTCAGCCATGCTAGCACCAACAACAGTACGAACAAGGCGAGGATTTTTCGCTTTAGGGCCGCCAATAGCAACGACACGCTCAGTGTTTAATACACCTTGTGTAAACAGTTGGCCAAAAGCAATCACATCTTGATAGCCAATATGCCAAACAGTTCGTGTTGCAGAAGCAGGAAGAACGTAATGAATATGCGTACCCGCAAGACCTGCTGGGTGTTTACCCGCAAATTCTTGGACTTGAGCATTAGCCATTGGGATATCAGCGCCTTGAGCTTTACATAGGTAAACTTTACCTTCAGTTAATCGAGCTAAGATCTTAAGACCATTAGCAAAATCTTCTTTATGTTCAGCTATGACTACCACAGGATCGGCAGCAAGAGGTTGAGTATCAATCGCAGTAACAAAAATACCTGCGGCAGTAGCATCTACTGCTGGCACTTTACTGAAAGGGCGAGTACGCAAAGCGGTCCATAAACCTGAATCAATCAGATTATCACGAACAACTTGTGCGTCTAACGTGTCTAGCTTATCAGCATCGTATTGAGCAAAAGCAACGCTATCGTCACCTTCCACATCAATTACCACTGACTGAAGTACACGTCTTGCACCTCGGTTAATTTCTAAAATAGTACCACTGGCTAAAGCCGTATATTTAACGCCTAAATTCTTTTTATCTTCAAAAAGAACTT from Shewanella polaris includes:
- a CDS encoding Na(+)-translocating NADH-quinone reductase subunit A; amino-acid sequence: MITIKKGLELPIAGGPEQVIHNGPAIRHVATLGEEYIGLRPTMKIKVGDKVQKGQVLFEDKKNLGVKYTALASGTILEINRGARRVLQSVVIDVEGDDSVAFAQYDADKLDTLDAQVVRDNLIDSGLWTALRTRPFSKVPAVDATAAGIFVTAIDTQPLAADPVVVIAEHKEDFANGLKILARLTEGKVYLCKAQGADIPMANAQVQEFAGKHPAGLAGTHIHYVLPASATRTVWHIGYQDVIAFGQLFTQGVLNTERVVAIGGPKAKNPRLVRTVVGASMAELTNDETVGDDIRVVSGSVLNGHTAVGPKAYLGRYHQQVSVLEEGTEKELFGWALPGSDKFSITRSFLGHLHPSRLFNMTTSTGGSDRAMVPIGNYERVMPLDILPTMLLRDLVSGDFDGAARLGALELDEEDLALCTFVCPGKYDYASYLRDCLDTIEREG